TTTTAACTGCTCAGCCTGTTGTGGCGATAATCCCGCTTGCTGCGCCAACAGATCCGCTTGAGCGACTAGATTATCCCCATAAGCGGCAGTCATTGCCCAATATTGAAAACGACCTTGCAATAACCGATCGATGATTAGCGCAGTGCAAGTATTGGCATCGAGATCGATATACGCCTCTAAGTTTTCGGCCTCAGGGATGGCATCGCTTTTATGGTGGTCGGCATAAAACACCAACGCCCCGATTTCGAGAGCCTTTAACAACTGAGGCTTGTTACGGCTCATCGATATATCAAGCACGGTGAGGGAGTCATCAGGTTTGAGATCAAGATGGTTGAGCAGCTGGATATCGCGCTTTACGCCCGTGACTAATTGCGCCTGTTTGGGCTCAGCTAGGCGCAGTTGGAGCAAAGAAATAATCCCGTCGGCATCGCCGTTAAAAATATCGTAGTGCATAATCATACTCAAATCTAAAGTTATGATTAATCTATCCTTTAACGGCACGTAAACCAAAGAGCTAAAGGTTATAAACTAGATTAAGGTGGTAGCGAAGAACTCAACGCAACAAGGTTACGCATGCATCGCCTTGACCCCTTCTTCCAATAACTGCAACTGCTCTAGTCCCGTCTCTGTTGCTCTTGGCTTGACGACCGCAATCATTTGCAACATCCCTTGATGGATGATCTCCTCGGTGATCAGCGTCTTAGGGGACATGGCAGATTGATAACCTAGCCAACTGGTGGCAATCAAATGCAAGGTACGAACCTGAGATTTCATTTCACTCGGAGAGAGTTGAAGCAAGCCCAATGAGACAAAGTCTGCCATTATGCTAACTAAGTTCGCTTGGAGCTTTTCTTGCACCACAATGTAGTCTTGATGCAACTCTTCGTCTCGCTGCAAAATCTCGGGTAGATTGGCGTAGAAAAAGCGGTATTTCCACATCAAAGTGAAGATCGAATTAAGATAACGCTTCAACAACACTAGGCTTTCTTGCTGCTCCAAGATTGGCGTAAATCGCTCTAATAACTCATTGGAATACAGGGTAAAAATCTCACGGACAATTTCCTGCTTATTGCGAAAATGGTAGTAGAGATTACCCGGGCTGATATCAATATGCGCGGCAATATGATTGGTAGTGATGTTTCGCTCGCCATGCTCATTAAAGAGCTCAAGAGCCGCGAGGACAATTTTATCACGCGTCTTCATGAATAGCGTGTTCCTTCAATTCAGTTCGAGATAAGTAAAATCAGCATCATTGAGATACTTAATGCATACAAGTAATAGTGTACTCAAAAATAAAAAAGCGCCTGGTCTAATCAGGCGCTTATTTGAGTATGATTACTTGTGATACGGTTTAGAAAGCTCGTGAACCGCTTCCACAAACACACCAGCATTTTCTGGTGGAACATCCAGATGGATACCATGGCCTAGGTTAAATACATGACCTGTACCTGCATCACCATAGCCTTCTAGGATTGATGACACTTCTTCACGAATACGCTCAGGTGATGCGTATAACATTGAAGGATCCATGTTACCTTGCAGCGCCACTTTATCGCCAATGCGCGCTTTCGCATCAGCAATGTTGATTGTCCAGTCTAGACCGACAGCGTCACAGCCTGTTGCTGCGATCTGTTCAAGCCACATACCACCGTTCTTCGTGAACAAAGTCACCGGTACACGACGACCATCATTTTCACGGATAAGACCATCAACAATCTTATGCATGTATTGCAGCGAGAACAGGTTGTAATCACGAGGAGTCAAAACACCACCCCAAGTGTCAAACACCATTACTGACTGTGCACCCGCTTTGATTTGCGCGTTAAGGTACTCGATAACGCTATCGGCCAGCTTATCCAGTAACAAGTGCAGAGTTTGTGGCTCTGCGTACATCATTTTTTTAATTTTGGTGAAGGCTTTCGAGCTACCACCTTCTACCATGTAGGTAGCGAGTGTCCAAGGGCTTCCTGAGAAACCGATCAATGGCACTTCACCTTGAAGATCTTTACGGATCTGACGTACTGCGTTCATCACATACTGCAGTTCACCTTCTGGGTCCGGAATGCCGATCTTATCCACGTCTGCCTTACAAGTGATTGGTTTATCAAAAACCGGGCCTTCACCTGTTTCAAAACGTAAACCAAGCCCCATTGCATCGGGAATGGTCAGAATATCAGAGAACAAAATGGCCGCGTCCAACGGGAAACGACGTAAAGGCTGAAGAGTCACTTCAGAAGCGAGCTCTGCGTTACGACACAGTGACATAAAATCACCCGCTTGGGCGCGCGTCGCTTTGTACTCAGGTAGGTAACGACCTGCTTGGCGCATCATCCATACTGGGGTGTAATCTACCGGCTGTTTTAAAAGCGCGCGCAGATAACGATCATTCTTTAATTCTGTCATTATGCTTTTCCAATCTTAGGCCTTATTTTTAACGCCCGTATTCTAACACTGTTTTGCTCGCAAAAGCCGAGTGCTTTGCAACCTAGATCAAGTTATTAACTTTTTATTCAATGGTTAATTTGCACCCGCCTCCTATCAGTGTTAAAAATTCCAACGCTAGCGAAAACTACAATAATTAACTGGGTACTCAGTACTCAGCATCTCATAACGACATCTTACTTACCCCCTCCCTCTCGGAGGGTTTTTTTTATCTATTTTTCAGTAAGATGCTGTTTTATATCCGCCACTGTTCGTTCTATTAGTGCTCGGGCAATCGTCCCCTCCGGAGCCACTGGAGGCATCTCCTCAACCGAAAACCACTGAGCGTCACTCAATTCGCTGTAATCAGGTTTAACACTGCCTGACTGATAATCGGCCAAGAATCCCATCATCATACTGGAAGGAAATGCCCATGGCTGACTACCAAAATAACGAATATTGGTCACGTCGATGCCGGTTTCTTCCTTAACTTCCCTTGCGACACATTGCTCGAGTGTTTCGCCAACCTCAAGGAAACCCGCAATAACCGTGTACATGCCGTTGCGATGGCGTGGATGCTGGGCAAGAAGAATTTGATCTTGTTTGCGCACTGCAACAATAATGCAGGGGAAAATCCTTGGATAATGCAATGTTCGGCACTCGCCACACTGCATGGCAAGCTGATTGTGATTAAGATGATTCCTGCCGCCACACAAAGGGCAAAAACGCATGCTTTGGGACATATGTCCATATTGCACCGCTTTGCTCACCAACAAAAATAACGGTTGAGGAAAAGCCAAACACTCACGTAGTGAAGTCAGGGTTAGTTGCTGCTCTACATCTTGCTCATTGAGCCACAATACTGGGAGTGCGTTATACATACCCACGCAGGTTGCTTTGTCTAAATTGAAACAAAATTCTTCTGCGCTGCCTATTGGCAACTCACCTTCTGGCAACCAAACCTCACTACCTGAAACCACACACCAGTATGCACGGCACTGTTGGTCAATTTCACTGTTCTCTATCATTAGCTTCCCTCTATGCTTGCAGTTCAACCATTTTACTGGCAATCTAAATTCATACCAGAATTTGTGTCTATTAGGTTTTTTGACTACAAATTGGGTAAGGACAAATAGATTTGTAATCTATCACTGCTTTGCAATGCAAAGCTTAATAATCACCGGAGTGTGATTGGATCATGAGGGCATGGTCATGCTAAAAAAATTCAAACAAACACAGGAACAGTGGGGTGGCTCAAGTGAAGTCATCGACCATTGGTTAGAGACTCGTCAGTCACTGATTGTCGAGTACTGTAAGCTTGCCGCGCTTCAACCCGCTAGTCAAAAAGCTCCCCTTTCTTCGCTGCCAACCCCGGCTGAACTCCAAAGCTTTTGCCAACATCTTGTCGACTATATTTCTGAAGGTCATTTTAAGATCTACGATATGGTGATGGATAAGTGGCGAACAACCGGATTTCAAGCCACTGATGAAATCAATACGGCTTACGCCAAAATTGTTTTAACCACCGACCCTTTACTTAACTTCACTGACAAATACGCCGATGTGAGTGATGAAGACACACTCGATGATTTTGATGAAGATCTGTCTAATGTCGGAGAAATTTTAGAAATCAGGTTTGGTGTGGAAGATCACCTTATCCAATTAATTGCCGATAGCTTAGCAGTGCCACCGGGCGCGTAGATATTGGAACGCCCAGCCGTGCTGCTGGGCTATGAAGATAGAAACGCCCAACCTTGTTGGGCTACACAACCCTGCACTACGAAGTGTTGAACATAAGCCTTTTCAGTGGCTTTCGCCACTCTCATTTCTTCGATCCCATCTCTAAATTCTTAACTCTCAATTCTCATTATGAGCCGCTAAGCTGAATGCTCCAACACCACACTAACTAAGCGTAATAAGCAGATTCTCGACAACGGTCCTGCGTCACTTTCGGCAACGACAAACTGGGCAATGCGTACGAAGGCATCTATTTAGAGATATGGGTTTACTTATCCTCATTGATTTACCCCCAAACGCAAAAAAGGCACCCGAAGGTGCCTTTTGTTATTTCTTATTCAGCGACGAATTAGTCTTCTGAAGAAAAGCCTGCGTTTAGAAGTGCAGCTAGGTTGTCAGTAGCTTGTTCAGCTGATGGACCTTCTTGCTCTTCTGCGCGCTTAGCTTGACGCTCTTGGTGGTAAGCGAAACCAGTACCCGCTGGAATTAGACGACCAACGATTACGTTTTCTTTCAGACCACGTAGCTCATCACGTTTACCAGAAACAGCTGCTTCTGTTAGTACGCGAGTTGTCTCCTGGAACGATGCCGCAGAGATGAACGACTCAGTCGCTAGAGATGCTTTAGTGATACCTAGAAGGTCACGTTCAAAACGTGCAGGCTCTTTGCCTTCAGCTTCTAGATTACGGTTAGCAATCTTAACTTGTGAGTAT
This is a stretch of genomic DNA from Vibrio panuliri. It encodes these proteins:
- a CDS encoding TetR/AcrR family transcriptional regulator, with product MKTRDKIVLAALELFNEHGERNITTNHIAAHIDISPGNLYYHFRNKQEIVREIFTLYSNELLERFTPILEQQESLVLLKRYLNSIFTLMWKYRFFYANLPEILQRDEELHQDYIVVQEKLQANLVSIMADFVSLGLLQLSPSEMKSQVRTLHLIATSWLGYQSAMSPKTLITEEIIHQGMLQMIAVVKPRATETGLEQLQLLEEGVKAMHA
- the hemE gene encoding uroporphyrinogen decarboxylase; this translates as MTELKNDRYLRALLKQPVDYTPVWMMRQAGRYLPEYKATRAQAGDFMSLCRNAELASEVTLQPLRRFPLDAAILFSDILTIPDAMGLGLRFETGEGPVFDKPITCKADVDKIGIPDPEGELQYVMNAVRQIRKDLQGEVPLIGFSGSPWTLATYMVEGGSSKAFTKIKKMMYAEPQTLHLLLDKLADSVIEYLNAQIKAGAQSVMVFDTWGGVLTPRDYNLFSLQYMHKIVDGLIRENDGRRVPVTLFTKNGGMWLEQIAATGCDAVGLDWTINIADAKARIGDKVALQGNMDPSMLYASPERIREEVSSILEGYGDAGTGHVFNLGHGIHLDVPPENAGVFVEAVHELSKPYHK
- the nudC gene encoding NAD(+) diphosphatase, translated to MIENSEIDQQCRAYWCVVSGSEVWLPEGELPIGSAEEFCFNLDKATCVGMYNALPVLWLNEQDVEQQLTLTSLRECLAFPQPLFLLVSKAVQYGHMSQSMRFCPLCGGRNHLNHNQLAMQCGECRTLHYPRIFPCIIVAVRKQDQILLAQHPRHRNGMYTVIAGFLEVGETLEQCVAREVKEETGIDVTNIRYFGSQPWAFPSSMMMGFLADYQSGSVKPDYSELSDAQWFSVEEMPPVAPEGTIARALIERTVADIKQHLTEK
- a CDS encoding Rsd/AlgQ family anti-sigma factor → MVMLKKFKQTQEQWGGSSEVIDHWLETRQSLIVEYCKLAALQPASQKAPLSSLPTPAELQSFCQHLVDYISEGHFKIYDMVMDKWRTTGFQATDEINTAYAKIVLTTDPLLNFTDKYADVSDEDTLDDFDEDLSNVGEILEIRFGVEDHLIQLIADSLAVPPGA